One segment of Trachemys scripta elegans isolate TJP31775 chromosome 1, CAS_Tse_1.0, whole genome shotgun sequence DNA contains the following:
- the LOC117872884 gene encoding olfactory receptor 52R1-like codes for MSDSNTTDFTNPSTFILLGIPGLEAAHVWISIPFCAMYVIVILGNFTILFIVKREPSLHGPMYYFLCMLAITDLVLSTSTLPKTLSIFWFNSREIDFSACLTQMYFIHCFSAIESGIFVALALDRYVAICHPLRYSTILTNPIVAKIGLAVVLRGGILALPYPFLARQWPYCRTNIIPQPYCAHIAVVNLACADTRISSYYGLFVLFCVMGLDVIFIVVSYIEILRAIFSLPTMDARLKTLGTCSSHLFLILAFYIPSLFISLISRFGQNVPLHSHVLIANVYLLMPPMLNPIIYGLRTKQIQSRLLRVFTHEGA; via the coding sequence atgtcagattccaacacaactgacttcaccaacccctccaccttcatcctgctgggcattcctggtCTGGAGGCagcccatgtctggatctccatTCCCTTCTGCGCCATGTACGTCATAGTcatcttggggaacttcaccatcctaTTCATTGTGAAGAGGGAGCCGAGTCTCCAtgggcccatgtactatttcctctgcatgctggccatcACCGACCTCGTCCTGTCAACATCCACCCTTCCCAAAacgctgagcatcttctggttcaattccagggagattgatttcagtgcctgcctcacccagatgtacttcattcactgcttctCAGCGATAGAGTCTGGGATCTTCGTGGCCTTGGCTCTGgatcgctatgtggccatctgccatcccctgagatattccaccatcctgacaaacccCATCGTGGCCAAGATTGGCCTGGCCGTGGTGCTACGTGGTGGCATACTTGCACTTCCCTATCCCTTCCTGGCAAGGCaatggccatattgcagaaccaacatcatcccccagCCATACTGCGCGCATATAGCCGTGGTGAATCTGGCCTGCGCCGACACCCGCATCAGTAGTTACTATGGCCTCTTTGTGCTATTCTGTGTGATGGGTCTAGATGTGATTTTTATTGTAGTGTCCTATATCGAGATTctcagggccatcttcagccTCCCAACAATGGATGCCCGGCTCAAGACTTTggggacctgcagctcccacctcttTCTCATTTTAGCCTTTTACATCCCAAGTCTCTTCATCTCCCTCATATCCCGGTTTGGTCAGAATGTGCCCCTGCATTCCCACGTTCTCATTGCCAATGTGTACCTCTTGATGCCCCCCATGCTGAACCCCATTATCTACGGGCTAAGGACCAAACAGATCCAGAGCAGGCTGCTCCGGGTCTTTACTCATGAAGGGGCCTAA